In Paenibacillus sp. FSL M7-0420, a single genomic region encodes these proteins:
- a CDS encoding methionine ABC transporter permease produces the protein MFSTSITSEQFLKAIIETIQMVGVSLFIGSLLGIPLGILLVITRPGGVLESKWLYTLLNPLINVIRSVPFIILLFAIIPLTRAIVHTSIGTSAAIVPLIIYIAPYIARLVENSLLEVNPGILEAAEAMGATPLQVIWYFLLPEAVGSLILSLTTATIGLIGATAMAGAVGGGGVGDLAIVYGYQRFDEVVMFATVIILIILVQGIQSLGNTLARKIRRY, from the coding sequence ATGTTCTCGACATCGATCACAAGTGAGCAATTCCTGAAGGCGATTATTGAAACGATTCAGATGGTGGGGGTATCGCTGTTCATCGGCTCGCTGCTGGGTATTCCGCTGGGCATCCTGCTGGTCATTACCCGTCCGGGCGGCGTGCTGGAGAGCAAGTGGCTGTATACCTTACTGAATCCCTTAATTAATGTCATTCGTTCGGTTCCGTTTATCATTCTGCTATTTGCCATTATTCCGCTAACAAGAGCAATTGTTCATACGTCGATTGGAACCAGTGCCGCAATTGTTCCACTGATTATCTATATCGCACCCTATATTGCACGGCTGGTGGAGAATTCGTTGCTGGAGGTGAATCCGGGTATTCTCGAAGCTGCGGAAGCAATGGGAGCTACGCCGTTACAAGTCATATGGTACTTCCTGCTGCCGGAAGCGGTGGGTTCGTTAATACTCTCCCTGACCACAGCGACGATCGGGCTGATCGGGGCTACGGCAATGGCCGGGGCAGTAGGCGGCGGAGGGGTCGGCGACTTGGCAATCGTGTACGGCTATCAGCGTTTTGACGAGGTGGTCATGTTCGCGACGGTCATTATTCTGATCATTCTGGTGCAGGGGATTCAGTCCCTGGGCAACACATTGGCGCGCAAGATTCGCCGTTACTAG